The Polaribacter tangerinus genome has a segment encoding these proteins:
- a CDS encoding DUF6624 domain-containing protein: protein MADFDKIASLIIKLKNTDIRVRDELIRKGILNDEYHPEMEKIHIENAKILETIIDKHGYPTIQKVGKEAHEAAWLIIQHAISKPQFMKKCQKLLEIVVKENNASKINNAYLKDRIAVFENKKQFFGTQFDWDKNGKLAPNPLECIIKVNKRRKSIGLNSIEEQTEILNNIAKKENQHPPKDALKLKQSYEAWRKKVGWIN from the coding sequence ATGGCTGATTTTGATAAAATAGCTAGTCTAATTATAAAATTAAAAAATACTGATATAAGAGTTAGAGATGAATTAATTAGGAAAGGTATACTTAATGATGAATATCACCCAGAAATGGAAAAAATTCATATTGAAAATGCTAAAATATTAGAAACAATTATTGATAAACATGGATATCCAACAATTCAAAAAGTTGGAAAAGAAGCACATGAGGCAGCGTGGTTAATAATTCAGCATGCAATTAGCAAACCACAATTTATGAAAAAATGTCAAAAACTTCTAGAAATAGTTGTTAAAGAAAACAATGCTAGTAAAATAAATAATGCGTATTTAAAAGACAGAATTGCAGTATTTGAGAATAAAAAACAATTTTTTGGTACACAATTTGACTGGGATAAAAATGGTAAGTTAGCACCGAATCCTCTTGAATGTATAATAAAAGTTAACAAGAGAAGAAAATCAATTGGATTAAATTCTATAGAGGAACAAACTGAAATTTTAAATAATATCGCAAAAAAAGAAAACCAACATCCTCCTAAAGATGCATTAAAACTTAAGCAAAGCTATGAAGCATGGAGAAAGAAAGTAGGATGGATAA
- a CDS encoding T9SS type B sorting domain-containing protein, whose product MKYLFPILFFFTVSISFAQKEANFWYFGNNAALDFNSGKPVPVNGSSLSTLEGCSSFSDVNGNLLFYVGAPSTNSKNLTVWDKNNSPMPNGVGLQGDASSSQAALTVPAPGKPNIYYLFTVGARSSDNAGFWYYTIDMSANGGNGDVVAGPVSLGSVVNHVNWSEKVTAVRAKECNAFWVISTFFDTFYAYKVDNSGVNINNPTISKVPTYSSQDPRGYLKVSPDGTTLVAGNMPEGAFIFDFDDQTGKVTNFKNSTITNRINIFDNVYGVEFSPSSSRLYLSTGNFRDANESLYQIDLTKPTIEEINESIYLIHTYFNSRGALQLGPDGKIYWTSNQSNFISVINRPEQLKDACNYSHLSVKVGEGAVTASQGLPPFLSSLLLPIEIKDKETNEVINFKDLQFCIGENKTITPEKVTGTDIIYEWAFDNGTTKTILSAAAPDYKLNLNNISTADIGAYTLKINLKDECGNDIEYNGTFNVDVFEAAKANSTNIPPVCDEDNDGFNTFDLRALTASEILGTANPANFEILYFDDLAKATIGVDTIPSNYKNLTSFGSQTIYARVQNKKAPSACYDITDFNLIVTELPIATQPEPYRICDNLESGDDTDGIINTFVLNTRDSEILGSLPSSQFNVSYHTSLAGAETNDSSTIINKDTDYSVTNNTTVFIRVENINNADCYDASKTIELIVDPLPVIKPNPVFNHCVSDTDTSTTTTVNLTLAETSISESAGISFEYFEDNLGTTKITNITSYAIPINTSKTVYAKVTTSFGCTRDIVSLTINVGATSDNAYNTIQTPVCDDFLAPNGDDNPSLNNDTDNISAFTLDKTAILSGINAPANTTVSFFENKDDRSSSLNEIDISNFRNDISKNEVTTTTQGIQFPIYYKILSNVNNDCQGLGQFYVQINSVPIANAAENLTLCDDAVSGLSTDGFVDGFMLTDNDARILGSSQSPSDFEVTYHKSAEEANSGSNPLASPFKNTTKDQQEIFVRVTNKITGCFTDHTSFFVIVNKVPTANFVSDLEVCDDALDGSAINGYSKNINLELQTSTILGTQDPTKFKITYHREFLEAQNGNNPLSSPIENTTPYQETIYVRIVNTETNCVNYLSNFKVIINKEPVFTPVSNLSYCDDDADGDDTNGIIQSIDLDSQIPKLLGASQDTDDFEVTFHKTPQQATNGTNAVASPYTNTNTTETFFVRIQNKATGCVNDDASFQVIVNPLPSFAITSPQIICLNDTPMFLEAENPAGIYNYLWTDALGNIVANTQTAPINKGGNYTVTATTTNGTNCSRSQTITVNASNPATIERSFVTIVDEANALNRENNLSVSIDTISNNIGIGNYQFALRNEDLNTTTPFQDETIFENLEGGIYTLIVNDKNGCAPDATLQLSVLQFPKFFTPNGDGKNDTWIIKGANKTFYPNAKITIFNRFGKLVAEIPIDSNGWNGTYNSKLLPSDDYWYNITLVPADNNKPIINKKGNFSLLRR is encoded by the coding sequence ATGAAGTACTTATTCCCTATATTATTTTTTTTTACTGTATCTATTTCTTTTGCCCAAAAAGAAGCCAACTTTTGGTACTTTGGTAACAATGCTGCATTAGATTTTAACTCTGGGAAACCAGTACCAGTTAATGGCAGTAGTCTGAGCACTCTAGAGGGGTGCTCTTCTTTTTCTGATGTAAACGGAAACTTATTGTTTTATGTGGGTGCCCCCTCAACAAATTCAAAAAACTTAACCGTTTGGGATAAAAATAATAGCCCGATGCCAAACGGAGTGGGATTACAGGGAGATGCATCTAGCTCACAAGCAGCATTAACAGTACCTGCACCAGGAAAACCGAATATTTATTATTTATTTACAGTAGGTGCTCGTTCTAGTGACAATGCTGGTTTTTGGTATTATACTATAGATATGTCTGCCAATGGCGGTAATGGAGATGTTGTGGCCGGACCTGTTAGTTTAGGAAGCGTAGTAAACCATGTAAATTGGTCTGAAAAAGTTACCGCAGTTAGAGCTAAAGAATGTAATGCCTTTTGGGTAATATCTACTTTTTTTGATACGTTTTATGCCTATAAAGTTGATAATTCTGGGGTAAATATAAACAATCCAACTATCAGCAAAGTTCCAACATACTCCAGCCAAGATCCAAGAGGTTACCTAAAAGTTTCTCCAGACGGAACAACACTCGTTGCTGGTAACATGCCAGAAGGAGCTTTTATTTTCGATTTTGATGACCAAACAGGGAAAGTAACTAATTTTAAAAATTCTACGATTACTAATAGAATAAATATTTTTGATAATGTTTATGGTGTAGAGTTCTCTCCTTCTAGTTCTAGATTGTATTTATCCACCGGAAACTTTAGAGATGCCAATGAATCACTTTATCAAATAGATTTAACCAAACCAACTATCGAAGAAATAAATGAAAGCATTTATTTAATTCATACCTATTTTAATTCTAGAGGCGCACTACAACTAGGTCCTGATGGGAAAATATATTGGACGTCTAACCAATCTAATTTTATTAGTGTAATTAACAGACCAGAACAATTAAAAGATGCTTGCAATTACTCTCACTTATCTGTTAAAGTTGGAGAAGGCGCAGTAACCGCATCGCAAGGCTTACCTCCTTTTCTATCATCTTTGTTATTACCAATAGAAATTAAAGACAAGGAAACCAATGAAGTAATAAACTTTAAAGATTTGCAATTTTGTATTGGAGAAAATAAAACGATTACCCCAGAAAAAGTTACTGGAACAGATATTATATATGAATGGGCGTTTGACAACGGAACCACAAAAACGATATTATCTGCTGCTGCACCAGATTATAAATTAAACTTAAATAATATTAGCACAGCAGATATTGGAGCTTATACATTAAAAATAAACCTTAAAGACGAATGTGGAAATGATATAGAATACAATGGTACTTTTAATGTAGACGTTTTTGAAGCTGCTAAAGCAAACAGTACAAATATACCTCCTGTTTGTGATGAAGATAATGACGGGTTTAATACTTTTGACTTGAGAGCTTTAACAGCATCAGAAATTTTGGGTACTGCCAACCCTGCAAATTTTGAAATTTTATATTTTGATGATCTTGCAAAAGCAACAATAGGAGTTGATACCATACCATCTAATTATAAAAACCTTACTTCGTTTGGCTCACAAACCATTTATGCCAGAGTTCAAAATAAAAAAGCACCAAGTGCCTGCTACGATATTACTGATTTTAACTTAATCGTTACAGAATTACCTATTGCAACACAACCTGAGCCCTACAGAATTTGTGATAATTTAGAAAGTGGCGACGATACAGACGGAATAATCAATACATTTGTATTAAACACCAGAGACTCAGAAATATTAGGAAGTTTACCAAGCTCCCAGTTTAATGTTTCATATCATACTTCTTTGGCTGGTGCAGAAACTAATGATAGTAGCACAATAATAAATAAAGACACCGATTACAGCGTTACAAACAATACAACTGTTTTTATTAGAGTAGAAAACATAAATAATGCCGATTGTTATGACGCTAGCAAAACCATCGAATTAATAGTAGATCCTTTACCTGTAATTAAACCTAATCCTGTTTTTAATCATTGTGTAAGTGACACCGATACTAGTACCACAACCACAGTAAATTTAACACTCGCAGAGACATCAATATCAGAAAGTGCAGGTATTTCATTTGAGTATTTTGAAGATAATTTAGGAACAACAAAAATTACAAATATTACTTCATACGCTATTCCTATTAATACATCTAAAACTGTCTATGCGAAGGTTACCACTTCTTTTGGGTGTACAAGAGATATTGTTAGCTTAACCATTAATGTTGGTGCTACATCAGACAATGCCTACAATACTATTCAAACTCCTGTTTGTGACGATTTTCTTGCGCCAAATGGAGATGATAATCCAAGTTTAAACAACGATACAGACAATATTTCTGCCTTTACTCTAGACAAGACAGCCATTTTATCAGGTATTAATGCTCCTGCTAATACTACCGTTTCTTTCTTTGAAAATAAAGATGATCGAAGCAGTAGCTTAAACGAAATAGATATATCAAACTTTAGAAATGATATTTCGAAAAATGAAGTAACTACCACAACTCAAGGAATTCAATTTCCTATTTATTATAAAATTTTAAGCAATGTAAATAACGATTGCCAAGGTTTAGGACAATTTTATGTTCAAATTAATTCTGTTCCAATTGCCAATGCTGCAGAAAATTTAACCTTGTGTGATGATGCTGTTAGCGGACTCTCTACGGATGGTTTTGTAGATGGTTTTATGCTTACCGACAACGATGCGCGTATTTTAGGCAGCTCTCAATCTCCTTCCGATTTTGAGGTTACCTACCACAAATCGGCAGAAGAAGCCAACTCTGGCAGCAATCCGCTTGCTTCTCCTTTTAAAAACACCACCAAAGACCAGCAAGAAATATTTGTTCGAGTTACCAATAAAATTACCGGTTGTTTTACAGACCACACCTCTTTCTTTGTAATTGTTAATAAAGTTCCTACAGCAAACTTTGTCTCAGATTTAGAAGTCTGTGATGATGCCTTAGATGGTTCGGCTATTAACGGTTACTCTAAAAACATCAATCTAGAATTACAAACAAGTACTATTCTTGGCACTCAAGATCCTACCAAATTTAAGATTACCTATCACAGAGAATTTTTAGAAGCTCAAAACGGAAATAATCCGCTGAGTTCTCCCATAGAAAACACAACACCATACCAAGAAACAATTTATGTACGAATTGTAAATACCGAAACTAATTGTGTAAACTACCTCTCTAATTTTAAAGTAATTATTAATAAAGAACCTGTGTTTACGCCTGTCTCTAATCTCTCCTATTGCGATGATGATGCAGATGGTGATGATACAAACGGAATTATTCAATCCATTGATTTAGACAGTCAAATTCCAAAACTCCTTGGTGCTTCTCAAGACACAGACGATTTTGAGGTAACCTTTCACAAAACACCACAACAAGCAACCAACGGTACAAACGCCGTAGCATCGCCATATACAAACACCAATACCACAGAAACCTTTTTTGTGCGCATACAAAACAAAGCTACTGGATGTGTAAACGATGATGCCTCTTTTCAAGTAATCGTAAACCCTTTACCTAGCTTTGCTATTACGAGTCCGCAAATTATTTGTTTAAATGATACTCCAATGTTTCTTGAAGCTGAAAATCCCGCAGGAATTTACAACTATCTATGGACCGATGCGCTGGGTAATATTGTAGCGAATACACAAACAGCGCCTATTAACAAAGGAGGAAATTACACCGTTACCGCAACCACTACCAACGGAACCAATTGCTCTAGAAGTCAAACCATAACCGTAAACGCTTCTAATCCTGCAACGATAGAAAGAAGCTTTGTAACAATTGTTGATGAAGCAAATGCCTTGAATCGAGAAAATAACCTCTCTGTTTCTATTGATACCATATCCAATAATATCGGAATTGGCAACTACCAATTTGCACTGAGAAATGAAGATCTAAATACCACTACTCCTTTTCAAGATGAAACAATCTTTGAAAACTTAGAAGGCGGAATTTATACCCTAATTGTAAATGATAAAAATGGCTGTGCTCCTGATGCTACTTTGCAATTATCTGTATTGCAATTCCCTAAATTTTTTACCCCTAATGGAGATGGTAAAAATGATACTTGGATTATAAAAGGTGCCAACAAAACATTTTATCCTAATGCCAAAATTACCATCTTTAACAGATTCGGTAAACTCGTAGCAGAAATACCAATAGATAGCAACGGATGGAACGGAACATACAACAGCAAACTACTCCCATCAGACGATTATTGGTACAATATTACACTTGTGCCTGCAGATAATAACAAACCAATAATCAACAAAAAAGGAAACTTCTCACTTTTGAGAAGGTAA
- a CDS encoding ABC transporter permease, producing MLRLLTIEFHKLKYNTASKVLSLIYFGLLTCIALIAAIKFNIGPIKFHLAEMGIFNFPYIWHFNTYIAAILKFFLLLVIVSMMSNEYSYKTLKQNLIDGLSKKEFILSKFYAVLAFACISTLFVFVVSLILGFVYSDYNEISIIVTDLSYLFAFFIKLVGFFSMGLFFGILVKRSAFAVGAMVVWSIIENLFRGFLFINLRGEENISEKVNAIMQFLPLEALSNLIKEPFSRLGAVKSVASQIGETFTKNYSVEFFSVSIVLIWTFIFIYLSYALLKKRDL from the coding sequence ATGTTACGCCTTTTAACCATAGAGTTTCATAAATTAAAATACAACACAGCAAGTAAAGTACTATCTCTAATTTATTTCGGACTTCTTACATGTATTGCATTAATTGCTGCTATAAAATTTAATATTGGTCCCATAAAGTTTCATCTTGCCGAAATGGGAATTTTTAACTTTCCTTATATCTGGCACTTTAATACTTACATTGCCGCTATCTTAAAATTCTTTTTATTATTAGTTATAGTTTCAATGATGTCTAATGAATATAGCTATAAAACATTAAAACAAAACCTTATAGATGGCTTAAGTAAAAAAGAGTTTATACTGTCTAAATTTTACGCTGTGCTTGCTTTTGCTTGTATTTCTACCCTATTTGTTTTTGTTGTTTCTTTAATATTAGGTTTTGTGTATTCAGACTATAACGAAATTTCTATTATTGTTACTGATTTAAGCTACTTGTTTGCCTTTTTTATTAAGCTTGTAGGCTTTTTTAGCATGGGTTTATTCTTTGGAATTTTAGTAAAAAGATCTGCCTTCGCTGTAGGAGCTATGGTTGTTTGGTCTATTATTGAAAACCTTTTTCGAGGTTTTTTATTCATTAACCTTAGAGGAGAGGAAAATATTTCTGAGAAAGTTAATGCTATTATGCAGTTTTTACCTTTAGAAGCTCTTTCAAACCTTATTAAAGAACCATTTTCTAGATTAGGAGCTGTAAAATCTGTAGCTTCTCAAATTGGCGAAACTTTTACAAAAAATTATTCGGTAGAATTCTTTAGTGTAAGTATTGTACTAATTTGGACTTTTATATTCATCTATTTGTCTTATGCTTTGTTAAAAAAGAGGGATTTGTAG
- a CDS encoding ABC transporter ATP-binding protein, with protein sequence METILSLKNLDKKYGSVHAVNNLSFDIQKGNVYGILGPNGSGKSTTLGIILNVVNRTSGSFSWFNGKLSTHEALKKVGAIIERPNFYPYMTAEQNLKLICTIKGISSEKIDEKLKTVNLFERKNSKFKTFSLGMKQRLAIASALLNDPEILILDEPTNGLDPQGIHEIRTIINKIASTGTTILLASHLLDEVEKVCSHVVVIRKGIKLYSGRVDEMTASKGFFELKVAKDDTLLIKALKELSAIHKVSKEQETIIATLNESISAEEMNAFLFKKGIVLSHLVKRKPSLEQQFLDLTNNN encoded by the coding sequence TTGGAAACAATCTTATCTCTCAAAAACCTCGATAAAAAATACGGATCAGTTCATGCTGTTAATAACCTTTCTTTTGATATACAAAAAGGAAATGTTTATGGCATACTTGGTCCAAATGGAAGTGGAAAATCTACCACTCTAGGAATTATTTTAAATGTAGTAAACCGAACCTCTGGTTCATTTTCTTGGTTTAACGGAAAGTTATCTACTCACGAGGCTTTAAAAAAAGTGGGTGCTATTATAGAGAGACCCAACTTTTATCCATACATGACTGCTGAGCAAAATTTAAAGTTAATCTGTACAATCAAAGGAATATCATCTGAAAAAATTGATGAAAAACTTAAAACAGTAAATCTTTTTGAAAGAAAAAACAGTAAGTTTAAAACATTTTCTTTGGGTATGAAACAGCGTTTGGCTATTGCATCTGCACTACTAAATGATCCTGAAATACTTATTTTAGATGAGCCTACAAATGGTTTAGACCCTCAAGGAATTCACGAAATTAGAACTATAATTAATAAAATTGCTAGTACAGGAACTACCATATTATTGGCTTCTCACCTACTCGACGAGGTAGAAAAAGTTTGCTCTCATGTAGTAGTTATTAGAAAAGGAATAAAATTGTACAGCGGTAGAGTTGATGAAATGACTGCTTCTAAAGGCTTCTTTGAATTAAAAGTAGCAAAAGATGATACTCTTTTAATAAAAGCGCTTAAAGAGTTAAGTGCAATACACAAAGTGTCTAAAGAACAAGAAACTATTATTGCCACTCTAAACGAAAGTATTTCTGCTGAAGAAATGAATGCTTTTCTCTTTAAGAAAGGTATTGTTTTAAGTCACCTTGTTAAAAGGAAACCAAGTTTAGAACAGCAGTTTTTAGATTTAACAAACAATAATTAA
- a CDS encoding IS1096 element passenger TnpR family protein, with amino-acid sequence MYKIRVILDSKEDVIRTILVGDSISLESFHLSIAKSFGFEGQEMASFYRTDNEWNQGEEIPLFNMEEAGTGICMHNCTLSETLPQENDKLIYVYDFLKMWTFYVEVIEISTENKENLPQIILSVGEIPEKAPDKEFIADKLEDPFADDDNDDEYGHFDDDFDYNEY; translated from the coding sequence ATGTACAAAATACGGGTAATTTTAGACAGTAAAGAAGATGTAATTAGAACTATTTTAGTAGGCGATTCTATTAGTTTAGAAAGCTTTCATTTAAGTATTGCCAAGTCATTTGGTTTTGAAGGGCAAGAAATGGCCTCTTTTTACAGAACTGATAACGAATGGAACCAAGGGGAAGAAATACCTTTGTTTAATATGGAGGAAGCAGGAACAGGTATTTGTATGCACAATTGTACTTTAAGTGAAACATTACCTCAAGAGAATGATAAATTAATTTATGTTTACGATTTTTTAAAAATGTGGACTTTTTATGTTGAGGTGATTGAAATATCAACAGAAAATAAAGAAAACTTACCTCAAATTATACTCTCTGTGGGGGAAATTCCAGAAAAAGCTCCCGATAAAGAATTTATTGCCGATAAACTAGAAGATCCTTTTGCAGACGATGATAATGATGATGAATATGGTCATTTCGATGATGATTTTGACTATAATGAGTATTAA
- a CDS encoding PaaI family thioesterase, producing the protein MNMDKSTILNAFNERSKNTLMETLDIEYIDVGDDFLTAKMPVTSKVHQPYGQLHGGATAALAESVGSAASNFFIHNERQFINGIQLSINHIKSMKEGIVFATAKNIHKGRTTHLWEVKVTDEEGNLISVAKMTNIVLDIKK; encoded by the coding sequence ATGAATATGGATAAGTCTACTATTTTAAATGCCTTTAATGAACGGTCGAAAAATACACTAATGGAAACTCTTGATATTGAATATATTGATGTAGGAGATGATTTTTTAACAGCTAAAATGCCTGTTACTTCAAAAGTGCATCAACCTTATGGACAACTTCATGGAGGAGCCACTGCGGCTTTAGCAGAAAGTGTAGGTAGTGCTGCTTCTAATTTTTTTATACACAACGAGCGTCAATTTATAAACGGAATTCAATTGTCTATCAATCATATAAAGAGTATGAAAGAGGGAATTGTATTTGCCACAGCAAAAAATATTCACAAAGGTAGAACGACTCATTTGTGGGAGGTGAAAGTTACCGATGAGGAAGGTAATTTAATCTCGGTAGCAAAAATGACAAATATTGTTTTAGATATTAAAAAATAA
- a CDS encoding chorismate-binding protein, which translates to MNSKIADFFSKKLPFVVYRKPNENLINGLFMNNSKLVFTQDFNEEGFVFAPFDSDKKAVLFPIDNATLISESFHSNIINKQVLAKQNSVDDIKNAHLKIVKNAIEKISQGDLKKVVISRKELVSLNSFDVISLYNKLLTTYATAFVYVWYHPKVGLWFGASPETLLETTNTHFKTMSLAGTQLDKGTANIIWQAKELEEQQMVTTFIEKQLRDISSDLKTFTTETVKAGSLLHLRTKVTGVLKPKTSLKNLIRALHPTPAVCGLPRDKAKEFILHNETYDRTFYTGFLGEINFKSQEDNTLKTALFVNLRCMNIKDKDACIYVGGGITKESDPLKEWEETVSKSLTMKKVLI; encoded by the coding sequence ATGAACTCTAAAATAGCAGATTTTTTTTCTAAGAAACTTCCTTTTGTGGTTTATAGAAAGCCAAACGAAAATTTAATAAATGGTTTATTTATGAACAATTCTAAGTTAGTCTTTACCCAAGATTTTAACGAAGAGGGTTTTGTTTTTGCTCCTTTTGATAGTGATAAAAAAGCTGTTTTATTTCCAATTGATAACGCTACTTTAATTTCAGAAAGTTTTCATAGTAACATAATTAACAAGCAAGTATTAGCTAAACAAAATAGTGTTGATGACATTAAAAACGCTCATTTAAAGATTGTAAAAAATGCTATAGAAAAAATTAGTCAAGGAGATTTAAAAAAAGTGGTCATTTCTAGAAAAGAGTTAGTATCATTAAATAGTTTTGATGTTATTTCTCTATACAACAAACTTTTAACTACATATGCAACTGCTTTTGTATATGTTTGGTATCACCCAAAAGTTGGTTTATGGTTTGGAGCTTCTCCAGAAACTCTTTTAGAAACTACCAATACTCATTTTAAAACAATGTCTTTGGCAGGAACACAATTAGACAAAGGAACAGCCAATATTATTTGGCAAGCTAAAGAGTTGGAGGAGCAGCAAATGGTTACCACTTTTATAGAAAAACAGCTTCGCGATATTTCGTCAGATTTAAAAACGTTTACCACAGAAACTGTAAAAGCTGGCTCTTTGCTACATTTAAGAACCAAGGTTACTGGTGTTTTAAAGCCTAAGACTTCTTTAAAAAATTTGATAAGAGCTTTGCATCCAACACCGGCGGTTTGTGGATTGCCAAGAGATAAGGCAAAGGAATTTATACTTCATAATGAAACCTATGACAGAACTTTTTATACCGGATTTTTAGGTGAAATTAATTTTAAAAGCCAAGAAGATAATACTCTTAAAACAGCACTTTTTGTTAATTTAAGATGCATGAATATTAAAGATAAAGATGCTTGTATTTATGTAGGAGGTGGTATCACTAAAGAAAGCGACCCACTAAAAGAGTGGGAAGAAACAGTTTCTAAATCTTTAACAATGAAAAAAGTACTTATTTAA
- the lipA gene encoding lipoyl synthase: MAIESVIAPERPKKPKWLRVKLPVGKKYTELRGLVDKYKLNTICTSGSCPNMGECWGEGTATFMILGNICTRSCGFCGVKTGRPETVEWDEPEKVARSIKIMGIKHAVITSVDRDDLKDGGSIIWAETVEAIRRANPNTTLETLIPDFQGNTKQMDRIIAVHPEVVSHNMETVRRLTREVRIQAKYDRSLEVLRYLKQNGMRTKTGLMLGLGETEEEVIQTMKDLRDVNCDIITIGQYLQPTKMHLPLKEFITPEQFKKYETIGLEMGFMYVESGPLVRSSYKAHKHAI; this comes from the coding sequence ATGGCAATAGAATCTGTAATAGCTCCAGAAAGACCTAAAAAACCAAAATGGCTTCGTGTAAAACTTCCTGTTGGAAAAAAATATACCGAATTACGTGGTTTGGTAGATAAATACAAACTAAACACCATTTGTACAAGTGGTAGTTGTCCGAATATGGGAGAATGTTGGGGAGAAGGAACGGCTACATTTATGATTTTAGGAAATATTTGTACACGTTCTTGTGGCTTTTGTGGAGTAAAAACAGGAAGACCAGAAACGGTAGAATGGGACGAACCTGAAAAAGTAGCCCGTTCAATAAAAATTATGGGTATTAAACACGCCGTAATAACCTCTGTAGATAGGGATGACTTAAAAGATGGTGGTTCTATAATTTGGGCAGAAACTGTAGAAGCTATACGGAGAGCAAATCCGAATACGACTCTAGAAACCTTAATTCCAGATTTTCAAGGAAATACGAAACAAATGGATAGAATTATAGCAGTTCATCCAGAGGTAGTTTCTCATAATATGGAAACTGTTAGAAGATTAACAAGGGAGGTAAGAATTCAAGCAAAGTACGATAGAAGTTTGGAAGTTTTAAGATATTTAAAACAAAACGGAATGCGAACAAAAACTGGTTTAATGCTGGGACTTGGTGAAACAGAAGAAGAAGTAATACAAACCATGAAAGATTTGCGTGATGTAAATTGTGATATTATTACTATTGGACAGTATTTACAACCAACAAAAATGCACCTACCACTAAAAGAATTTATAACACCAGAACAGTTTAAAAAATACGAAACCATAGGCTTAGAAATGGGCTTTATGTATGTGGAAAGTGGACCATTAGTGCGCTCTTCATACAAAGCTCACAAACATGCTATATAA